A stretch of Heliomicrobium undosum DNA encodes these proteins:
- a CDS encoding EamA family transporter, whose translation MKNGLGNGIYLILLAVALGAVGQVLLKMGANRLDIRTGPILEVAPQVIMQMLKNPLLLGGLLVFGISSLLWIISVSKVQLSLAYPMVSLGYVIVLFASWAFLGEPVNLIRIGGVLVICFGVVMVAQS comes from the coding sequence ATGAAGAACGGCTTGGGTAACGGGATTTATCTGATCCTGCTGGCAGTCGCCCTGGGAGCGGTCGGCCAGGTGCTGCTCAAGATGGGCGCCAATCGGCTCGATATTCGGACGGGACCGATTCTCGAAGTGGCGCCGCAGGTGATTATGCAGATGCTGAAAAATCCCCTCCTTTTGGGGGGGCTTTTGGTTTTCGGTATCAGTTCACTGCTCTGGATTATTTCGGTGTCGAAGGTGCAACTCAGCCTGGCCTATCCGATGGTCAGCCTGGGTTACGTGATCGTCCTCTTTGCCTCCTGGGCTTTCCTGGGTGAACCGGTGAACCTGATTCGAATCGGTGGGGTGCTGGTGATTTGTTTCGGCGTCGTTATGGTCGCACAGAGTTGA
- a CDS encoding glycosyltransferase family 2 protein → MALFVLLPAYNEAAALPRLLEKFIPLQARYPKLQVVVVDDGSADQTAEVAEGFADRLSVTVVRHGRNRGLGCAMNTGLRYVCSHGAAGDVVVTMDADDTHDPGHIPEMLEKIDRGADVVIASRYQQGGEQVGLSPLRRILSWGASTLLGWIFGIDGVRDYSSGYRAYRIGALQRAFDRFGENFIEASGFQCMAEILLKMRMLNLRFGEVPLVLRYDRKAGQSKMPVLETVLQYFFLARKVSRLEILHEERLG, encoded by the coding sequence TTGGCCCTGTTTGTGCTCTTGCCCGCTTATAATGAAGCTGCTGCGTTGCCCAGGCTGTTGGAAAAGTTCATTCCCCTGCAGGCGCGCTATCCCAAACTGCAGGTTGTCGTGGTTGACGACGGTTCCGCCGATCAGACTGCCGAGGTGGCAGAAGGGTTTGCGGACCGGTTGTCAGTGACAGTTGTCCGGCATGGGCGGAACCGGGGACTGGGCTGCGCGATGAACACAGGCCTCCGCTATGTTTGCAGCCACGGCGCCGCCGGTGATGTGGTCGTCACCATGGATGCTGACGACACCCATGACCCCGGCCACATCCCCGAGATGTTGGAGAAGATCGATAGGGGCGCCGATGTGGTGATCGCGTCCAGGTACCAACAGGGAGGTGAGCAGGTGGGGCTGTCGCCGCTGCGCCGCATCCTTTCCTGGGGAGCGTCGACGCTGCTCGGCTGGATCTTCGGCATCGATGGTGTCCGGGACTACTCGTCCGGTTACCGGGCCTACCGCATCGGCGCGTTGCAGCGCGCCTTTGACCGGTTCGGAGAAAATTTTATCGAGGCCAGTGGCTTTCAATGCATGGCCGAGATATTATTAAAGATGAGGATGTTGAACCTGCGCTTTGGCGAGGTGCCCCTGGTGCTTCGTTATGACCGCAAAGCCGGGCAGAGCAAGATGCCGGTGCTGGAAACGGTGCTGCAGTACTTCTTCCTAGCCCGGAAAGTGTCGAGATTGGAGATTCTGCATGAAGAACGGCTTGGGTAA
- a CDS encoding DEAD/DEAH box helicase, whose translation MTTALGRITCLSQLEFEPLPHQIDAAWRALYPMGGRAILADEVGLGKTIEAGIFLKELQLRGQLNKTLILTPKNLTGQWASEMRNKFGFPCWVNKREYGWHWHPFVVTSIDLAKRSPHADIIREIPYDAVIIDEAHRLKNPRSSNYQFVRTLNTKNLLLLTATPVQNDLKELYHLVDLLRPGYFGNFADFQSAFLRGKREPKDPRELQDILSGVLIRHHREECAVKLPKRHVHLLPIDLTEPERELYNAVIQYLRGEFQRRKESRKSTLGLLILLREVCSSSFAALGTIEQMGLQELVPLARRVRQNAKGHVVTEFLKQNREKVVIFTEYFQTMDYLALHLQAAGIPVLVYHGGLGRWTRAMTQHQFQKSDVPVLISTESGGEGINLQFCSQVINYDLPWNPMRVEQRIGRVHRLGQSRDVHVYNLSTRGTIEERMLGLLSEKIEMFAQTIGPIERILYSQKVEGNLEKHALEYLLDLQEEITREQEKAAPAAPVPPEFQAVPAPLFFF comes from the coding sequence ATGACGACAGCATTGGGCCGGATCACCTGTCTCAGCCAGTTGGAATTTGAACCCCTTCCCCACCAGATCGACGCCGCCTGGAGAGCCCTCTACCCTATGGGTGGCCGGGCGATCCTGGCCGACGAGGTGGGCCTGGGCAAAACGATCGAAGCAGGCATCTTCTTAAAAGAACTGCAGTTACGCGGCCAGTTGAATAAAACGCTCATCCTCACCCCCAAAAACCTGACCGGTCAATGGGCCAGCGAGATGCGCAACAAATTCGGCTTCCCCTGCTGGGTCAACAAGCGGGAGTACGGCTGGCACTGGCATCCCTTTGTGGTTACCTCCATCGATCTGGCGAAACGGTCGCCCCATGCCGACATCATCCGCGAGATCCCTTATGACGCCGTCATCATCGACGAGGCCCACCGGTTGAAAAACCCGCGTTCCAGCAACTATCAGTTTGTCCGCACCCTCAACACCAAGAACCTGCTTCTGCTGACGGCAACGCCGGTGCAGAACGACCTGAAGGAACTCTATCACCTGGTCGACTTGCTCCGGCCCGGTTATTTCGGCAACTTTGCCGACTTCCAATCCGCCTTCCTCCGGGGCAAACGAGAACCGAAAGACCCCCGGGAACTGCAAGACATCCTCTCGGGCGTTCTCATCCGCCACCACCGTGAAGAGTGCGCCGTCAAACTGCCGAAACGGCATGTCCACCTGCTCCCCATCGACCTGACCGAGCCGGAGCGGGAACTCTACAACGCCGTCATCCAGTACCTGCGCGGCGAATTCCAACGCCGCAAGGAGAGCCGCAAAAGCACCCTCGGCCTGCTCATCCTGCTCCGCGAGGTCTGTTCCAGCTCCTTTGCCGCCCTCGGCACCATTGAGCAAATGGGATTGCAGGAACTGGTGCCCCTGGCCCGCAGGGTCCGCCAAAATGCCAAGGGCCACGTTGTCACCGAATTCCTCAAGCAAAACCGCGAAAAGGTCGTCATCTTCACCGAGTACTTTCAGACCATGGACTATCTGGCCCTGCATCTGCAAGCGGCGGGCATCCCCGTTCTCGTCTACCACGGCGGCCTGGGCCGCTGGACCCGGGCGATGACCCAGCACCAGTTTCAAAAAAGCGACGTGCCCGTGCTGATCTCAACAGAGTCGGGCGGCGAGGGGATCAACCTGCAGTTTTGCAGCCAGGTGATCAACTACGACCTGCCCTGGAACCCCATGCGGGTCGAACAGCGCATCGGCCGCGTCCACCGCCTCGGACAGAGTCGCGACGTCCATGTCTACAACCTGAGCACCCGGGGCACCATCGAGGAACGCATGCTGGGCCTGCTCTCCGAGAAAATTGAGATGTTCGCCCAAACGATCGGCCCCATCGAGCGGATCCTCTACAGCCAAAAGGTCGAAGGAAACCTGGAGAAGCACGCCCTCGAATACCTCCTCGACCTGCAAGAGGAGATCACCCGGGAACAAGAAAAAGCGGCCCCAGCCGCTCCTGTCCCGCCGGAGTTTCAAGCAGTGCCGGCGCCCTTATTCTTTTTCTAA
- a CDS encoding YitT family protein, translating into MKKDIRTWLKDVLGITLGGLIFAFGLNYFIIANHLAEGGLTGVALTMHYLFGWPVGSTYLIMNIPLFVIGWRVLGTEFALKTVLGTAVASIGVDLTRAFQSPMPGDLLLASLYGGTAIGLGLGVIFLFGGSTGGGDIIARMVNHRWGWPMGRVLFMVDVVVITSVGFIFGRSVAMYTLVAVFVASRIIDFVQEGAYTARAAMIISEKSTEIAQRVLEELERGATVFNARGVYTDAEKNVLYCVVSRSELVRLKSLVYELDPRAFMIVNEVHEVLGEGFRNWHSS; encoded by the coding sequence TTGAAGAAGGATATCCGCACTTGGCTGAAGGATGTCTTGGGCATCACCCTCGGGGGGCTGATCTTCGCCTTTGGCCTGAACTACTTCATCATCGCCAACCATTTGGCCGAGGGCGGTCTGACCGGTGTGGCCTTGACGATGCACTACCTCTTCGGCTGGCCGGTCGGTTCGACCTACCTGATCATGAACATCCCTCTCTTTGTCATCGGCTGGCGGGTGCTCGGCACCGAGTTTGCCCTCAAGACGGTCCTCGGTACTGCCGTCGCATCCATCGGCGTCGACCTGACTCGCGCCTTCCAATCCCCTATGCCCGGAGACCTGCTGCTGGCTTCTCTGTACGGGGGGACGGCCATCGGCCTCGGGCTGGGGGTCATTTTTTTGTTCGGCGGCTCGACAGGCGGCGGCGATATCATCGCCCGTATGGTCAACCACCGCTGGGGCTGGCCCATGGGCCGGGTCCTCTTCATGGTTGACGTGGTGGTGATCACCTCGGTGGGCTTCATCTTCGGGCGCTCCGTAGCCATGTACACCCTGGTGGCCGTCTTCGTGGCCAGCCGGATCATCGACTTCGTTCAGGAGGGCGCCTATACCGCCCGGGCGGCCATGATCATCTCGGAAAAATCGACGGAAATCGCCCAGCGGGTCCTCGAAGAGTTGGAGCGGGGCGCCACCGTATTCAATGCCCGCGGTGTCTACACGGACGCCGAGAAAAATGTCCTCTACTGCGTCGTCAGCCGCTCCGAACTGGTGCGGCTGAAGTCGCTCGTCTACGAACTGGATCCGAGGGCCTTTATGATCGTCAACGAGGTCCATGAAGTTCTCGGCGAGGGGTTTCGCAACTGGCATTCGTCATAG
- a CDS encoding HD-GYP domain-containing protein, with protein MGIEFVTIGDKLARPIFTSDGQVLLGKGVVLTAGYISKLKNLGISAIYIEDDRFQDVKVEDAVSEETRREALQNLKDATDYVRSGRKLDGAKIKNSVNSVIEDCFNSHGVLVNLMDMRTKDNWLLPHSVCVCVMATMLGIARSLDRHRLQDLAVGALLHDVGLTTVPKEILDKGEDRLGKEEREIYEKHAEEGFNIIRRTGELSIVAAHVAYQHHERIDGTGFPRGIKDPDIHLYGKIVAIVDLYDKLINGAMGARPLAPHQACEVLMGLSGRYLDLSLVQLFLKNVATYPTGISVRLSTGEIGVVVDQNKSIPMRPVVRVLLERHRFVEPKEYDMIKETTIFIQDVLR; from the coding sequence ATGGGTATTGAATTCGTCACAATCGGCGATAAATTGGCCCGGCCGATTTTTACGTCCGATGGACAGGTGCTGCTCGGCAAAGGGGTTGTGTTGACGGCTGGCTACATCTCGAAACTGAAAAATCTCGGCATCTCGGCGATTTATATCGAAGATGACCGTTTCCAGGATGTGAAGGTGGAAGACGCCGTCAGTGAAGAGACCCGACGGGAGGCGCTGCAGAACCTGAAGGATGCGACCGATTACGTCCGCTCCGGCCGCAAGCTCGACGGCGCAAAGATCAAGAACTCGGTCAATTCGGTCATCGAGGATTGTTTCAACAGCCATGGCGTCCTCGTCAACCTGATGGATATGCGGACGAAGGACAACTGGCTGCTCCCCCATAGCGTTTGTGTCTGTGTGATGGCGACGATGCTCGGCATCGCCCGCAGTCTCGATCGACACCGTCTCCAGGACCTGGCCGTCGGGGCGCTGCTTCACGATGTAGGCCTGACGACGGTGCCCAAAGAGATCCTGGACAAGGGTGAAGACCGTCTTGGCAAAGAGGAGCGGGAGATCTATGAAAAACACGCCGAAGAGGGTTTCAATATCATCCGCCGGACGGGGGAACTGAGCATCGTCGCCGCCCATGTGGCCTACCAGCACCATGAACGCATCGATGGCACAGGCTTTCCCCGGGGGATCAAGGATCCCGACATCCATCTATACGGGAAGATCGTGGCGATTGTCGATCTTTACGACAAACTGATCAACGGCGCCATGGGCGCCAGGCCGCTGGCCCCCCACCAGGCTTGCGAGGTGCTGATGGGGTTGTCGGGCCGATACCTCGATTTAAGCCTCGTCCAGCTCTTCTTGAAAAATGTGGCGACGTATCCTACGGGCATCTCGGTGCGCCTTTCCACCGGCGAGATCGGCGTCGTCGTCGACCAGAACAAGTCCATCCCCATGCGCCCTGTCGTGCGGGTGCTCCTGGAACGACACCGCTTCGTTGAGCCGAAAGAGTATGACATGATCAAGGAGACGACGATTTTTATCCAGGACGTGCTGCGCTGA
- the pduL gene encoding phosphate propanoyltransferase, with translation MKYNVPVQVPVGVSNRHIHLSQADVEALFGAGYSLTEMKPLKQPGQYACKEVLIVAGAKGVIPNVRVLGPTRKQTQVEVSRSDAFVLGLQPPVRDSGDLAGSPGCVLIGPKGSVILKEGVILASRHLHIHSTEAEALNLKDKDRITVAFGGERSVVFQNVLVRAGDAMALEFHLDTDEANACLLKSGEMAYIIEKCEPEAAEVPVATVFAAS, from the coding sequence ATGAAATACAATGTACCCGTGCAAGTACCGGTCGGCGTCTCGAACCGGCACATCCACCTTTCCCAGGCTGATGTGGAGGCCCTCTTCGGGGCCGGGTATTCGCTGACGGAGATGAAGCCTCTGAAACAGCCGGGCCAGTATGCCTGCAAAGAGGTGCTTATCGTCGCCGGAGCGAAAGGGGTCATCCCGAATGTGCGTGTCTTGGGACCGACGCGCAAGCAGACCCAGGTGGAGGTTTCCCGGAGCGACGCTTTTGTGCTCGGGCTCCAACCGCCTGTACGCGATTCGGGCGACCTGGCCGGTTCTCCTGGTTGCGTTCTGATCGGGCCGAAGGGATCGGTGATCCTCAAGGAAGGCGTGATCCTAGCCTCGCGGCACCTGCACATCCACTCGACGGAAGCAGAGGCGCTCAACCTGAAGGACAAGGACCGTATCACCGTCGCTTTCGGCGGCGAGCGGAGCGTCGTTTTCCAAAATGTGCTTGTCCGCGCCGGCGATGCGATGGCTCTCGAATTTCACCTGGATACCGATGAGGCCAACGCCTGCCTGCTCAAAAGCGGCGAAATGGCCTATATCATTGAAAAATGCGAGCCCGAAGCGGCGGAAGTTCCCGTCGCGACGGTGTTCGCGGCTTCTTAA
- a CDS encoding DUF1858 domain-containing protein, with the protein MKITETMGIGECVAKFPNTVPVFMSFGMSCLGCSAARFENIGQGARAHGIDVDKLIEELNKVVDKGDDACGCGCGCE; encoded by the coding sequence ATGAAGATCACTGAAACCATGGGTATTGGCGAGTGTGTGGCCAAGTTTCCCAATACGGTCCCCGTTTTCATGAGCTTCGGCATGAGCTGCCTGGGCTGCTCGGCGGCTCGCTTTGAAAACATCGGGCAAGGCGCCCGGGCCCACGGCATCGATGTGGATAAACTGATCGAAGAACTGAACAAGGTCGTCGACAAGGGTGACGACGCCTGCGGGTGCGGTTGCGGCTGCGAATAA
- a CDS encoding STAS domain-containing protein has translation MLRYDSRIVGDVEVLTLSGGFDALGAAAFRGHVVQCIEQGKRKFVLAFSGVDFIDSTGLGFLVSILKTTLKHGGRLRIACLIPVIYEIFVMTKLDQVFEIDDTEEQSIQAIQTTTM, from the coding sequence ATGCTACGCTACGATTCCCGGATCGTCGGAGACGTGGAGGTATTGACCTTGTCCGGCGGTTTCGACGCATTGGGGGCAGCCGCTTTTCGGGGCCATGTTGTCCAGTGCATCGAACAGGGGAAACGGAAGTTTGTCCTTGCCTTCAGCGGCGTCGACTTCATCGATTCGACCGGTCTCGGCTTTCTTGTTTCGATTTTGAAGACGACGCTCAAGCATGGGGGGCGCTTGCGGATTGCCTGCCTGATTCCTGTTATCTATGAGATTTTTGTGATGACCAAGTTGGATCAGGTCTTTGAGATTGATGACACAGAGGAGCAGTCGATCCAGGCGATCCAGACGACGACAATGTAA
- a CDS encoding chemotaxis protein CheC, whose translation MDFLSLTPLQMDALREVGNVGAGNSATALSQMVQKAIDMKVPSLGVVPFDHVADHMGGPETLVAGVYLRVEGKAPANLLFVLPIDSAKALVDMLMGFPAGTTQAIGEMETSALKEVGNILAGTYLSALSMFTRLTFEQSVPALAIDMAAAIISVVLTSIAEVGDHALLLATEFVGEGQQIAGSLFLIPEEGSLELILGSLGLA comes from the coding sequence ATGGATTTTTTGAGTTTGACCCCTTTGCAGATGGATGCCCTGCGGGAAGTAGGGAACGTGGGCGCCGGCAACTCGGCGACGGCCCTCTCCCAGATGGTCCAAAAAGCGATCGACATGAAAGTCCCCTCACTGGGGGTTGTGCCCTTTGATCACGTGGCCGACCACATGGGCGGACCGGAAACCCTGGTGGCAGGCGTCTACCTGCGGGTGGAAGGCAAGGCGCCGGCGAATCTGCTCTTTGTGTTGCCCATCGATTCGGCGAAGGCGCTTGTGGATATGTTGATGGGTTTTCCTGCCGGTACCACCCAGGCGATCGGCGAGATGGAGACATCGGCCCTCAAAGAGGTGGGGAACATCCTGGCTGGCACCTACCTCAGCGCGCTGTCCATGTTTACGCGGCTGACCTTCGAGCAGTCTGTGCCCGCCTTGGCCATCGACATGGCTGCGGCTATCATCAGCGTGGTGCTCACGTCCATCGCCGAGGTTGGCGACCACGCGCTGTTGCTGGCCACCGAGTTTGTCGGGGAAGGGCAGCAGATCGCCGGTTCTTTATTCTTGATCCCGGAAGAGGGTTCCCTTGAATTGATTCTCGGTTCCCTAGGCTTAGCCTAA
- a CDS encoding STAS domain-containing protein: MLEYRTRKLGSCNIVDLKGEIDGLGLERFKTALTEAVTERCEAIVLNFSDVVFISSSGLGALVAYYKQLQSDNLQLTVFGLRDVIRQVFEIVRLNKVIAIVDSEEDALALVSVAKE, translated from the coding sequence GTGTTAGAGTACAGGACGCGCAAGCTCGGCTCGTGCAATATCGTCGATCTGAAAGGCGAGATCGATGGTCTCGGCCTCGAACGGTTTAAGACTGCCTTGACGGAAGCCGTAACGGAACGATGTGAAGCCATCGTGTTGAATTTTTCCGATGTGGTTTTTATCAGCAGTTCCGGTTTAGGGGCTTTGGTGGCCTACTATAAACAACTGCAATCGGACAACCTGCAACTGACTGTTTTCGGGCTAAGGGATGTCATCCGGCAGGTCTTCGAAATTGTTCGACTCAACAAGGTGATCGCCATCGTCGACTCCGAAGAGGATGCCCTCGCGTTGGTGAGTGTGGCAAAGGAGTGA
- a CDS encoding YkgJ family cysteine cluster protein, which translates to MARVVLEPRHFPDGFGYDVTACHPGATVGDYLEAVEAFFSNSAWTGLRQGRDFTGWDTCEGCPNCCRERIPLTIGDAIRLALSLPGAAERARAAGALAAEDLLQAIDAFGEIHTQGRMMDITLRRTESGWCGLFDHDKQRCLRHAFRPLVCRTYFCCPVSHRAEKLRQRILNAGEDELVRQILLSSRGPDFASMGLRLSDYPLGPWSGTGGLSLHYESAVLLAPFLTGLNLARTPI; encoded by the coding sequence ATGGCGAGGGTCGTTCTGGAACCGCGACATTTTCCTGATGGCTTCGGTTATGATGTGACCGCCTGCCACCCTGGCGCGACAGTGGGCGATTACCTGGAGGCGGTTGAGGCTTTCTTTTCCAATTCTGCTTGGACCGGTCTCCGCCAAGGCCGTGATTTTACCGGATGGGACACCTGTGAGGGCTGTCCGAACTGCTGCCGCGAGCGGATCCCCCTGACGATCGGCGATGCGATTCGCCTAGCCTTGTCGCTGCCCGGTGCGGCCGAGCGCGCCCGGGCAGCGGGGGCGCTGGCGGCGGAAGACCTATTGCAGGCCATCGATGCCTTCGGAGAGATTCATACCCAGGGAAGAATGATGGACATCACCCTTCGCCGCACCGAGTCGGGTTGGTGCGGCCTTTTTGACCATGACAAACAGCGCTGTCTCCGCCATGCCTTTCGTCCTCTTGTCTGCCGGACCTATTTCTGCTGTCCCGTCTCTCACCGGGCGGAGAAACTCCGCCAGCGGATCCTGAACGCCGGCGAGGATGAACTGGTTCGTCAGATCCTCCTGTCTTCACGGGGGCCGGATTTTGCTTCGATGGGATTGCGCCTATCGGACTACCCGCTTGGCCCCTGGAGCGGGACAGGGGGTCTTTCCCTTCACTATGAGTCAGCGGTGCTGCTGGCGCCGTTCCTTACAGGCCTCAACCTTGCCAGAACGCCGATCTGA
- the queD gene encoding 6-carboxytetrahydropterin synthase QueD: MYELIVQTHFDAAHYLRDYPGDCARVHGHTWQVEVTLVGRQLDDLGMLIDFKEVKKAVKAICDQLDHRMINEHDYFQQRNPTAENLSFYFYHELAGWLKEHHPHVRVGTVRIWESPRASICYRADDDISA, encoded by the coding sequence ATGTATGAACTGATCGTGCAGACCCACTTTGACGCCGCCCATTATCTCCGGGACTACCCCGGTGATTGCGCCCGGGTGCACGGTCACACCTGGCAGGTGGAAGTGACCCTGGTGGGCCGTCAACTGGACGATCTGGGGATGCTTATTGATTTTAAGGAAGTCAAAAAGGCGGTTAAGGCGATCTGCGACCAACTGGATCACCGGATGATCAATGAGCACGACTATTTTCAGCAGCGCAACCCGACGGCGGAAAACCTGTCCTTTTACTTTTATCATGAACTGGCCGGCTGGCTGAAAGAGCATCACCCCCATGTCCGGGTCGGTACGGTCCGCATCTGGGAATCGCCGCGCGCGTCGATCTGCTACCGGGCCGATGACGACATTTCGGCCTGA
- a CDS encoding PHP domain-containing protein, with amino-acid sequence MKKMDLHTHSTASDGSLTPRELVALAKREGVGLMALTDHDTVDGVAEAREAGEELGVQVLAGVELSVDHEHREMHLLGYHIDPGHPALQEGLRRLIHYREERNPKIIERLRSLRIPITMEEVTQEAGSTVIGRPHFGRVLVKKGVVASVDEAFAQYLGSGKPAYVPKERLLPEEGIALLRRAGGIPVLAHPIFLAEQSYSELLPLLQRLKAAGLMGIEAYYPEHSIHDIRKFVRLAEETGLYVTGGSDFHGSGKPSARLGRILPDGGPLPEEVRKRIEEWIGPCMN; translated from the coding sequence ATGAAAAAGATGGACTTGCACACCCACTCCACCGCGTCAGACGGTTCATTGACGCCGCGAGAGTTGGTCGCGCTGGCCAAGCGCGAAGGGGTGGGCCTGATGGCCTTGACCGATCACGACACCGTCGATGGTGTCGCCGAGGCCCGGGAAGCGGGAGAGGAATTGGGCGTTCAGGTCCTGGCCGGCGTGGAATTGAGTGTCGACCATGAACACCGGGAGATGCACCTCCTCGGTTACCATATCGATCCAGGCCATCCCGCCCTTCAGGAGGGCTTACGGCGGCTGATCCATTACCGGGAGGAACGCAATCCGAAAATCATCGAACGGTTGCGGTCGCTGAGAATTCCGATTACTATGGAGGAAGTGACGCAGGAGGCGGGGAGCACCGTCATCGGTCGACCCCACTTCGGCCGGGTGCTGGTGAAAAAGGGCGTCGTCGCCTCTGTCGATGAAGCCTTTGCCCAGTATCTCGGCAGCGGCAAGCCGGCTTATGTGCCAAAGGAGCGGCTCCTTCCTGAGGAGGGGATCGCCCTGCTGCGCCGGGCCGGGGGCATTCCTGTGCTGGCCCACCCGATTTTCTTGGCCGAACAATCCTATTCCGAATTATTGCCGTTGTTGCAGCGCCTGAAGGCTGCTGGTCTGATGGGCATTGAAGCCTATTATCCGGAGCATTCCATCCATGATATCCGTAAGTTTGTCCGTCTGGCGGAAGAAACGGGCCTCTATGTCACCGGGGGAAGCGATTTCCACGGCAGCGGCAAGCCATCGGCCCGCCTGGGCCGTATCCTGCCTGACGGGGGTCCCCTGCCGGAGGAGGTTCGAAAACGCATTGAGGAGTGGATCGGCCCATGTATGAACTGA
- a CDS encoding ferritin-like domain-containing protein — MEFVNEVKLGVTKGTVVEDAVNANFRGETQETGLYLAMARQAQRQGYPEVAEVLKRIAWEEAEHAAHFAELNGMISESTKENLEKMLAGEIGANKGKKMAATEAKQNDIDAAHDFFDESSKDEARHAQMLKGMLDRYFK, encoded by the coding sequence ATGGAATTTGTCAATGAAGTGAAACTGGGTGTCACCAAAGGAACCGTCGTGGAAGATGCTGTGAACGCCAATTTCCGTGGTGAAACGCAAGAGACGGGCCTCTACCTGGCCATGGCTCGCCAAGCCCAGCGGCAAGGCTATCCCGAAGTGGCGGAAGTGCTGAAGCGCATTGCCTGGGAGGAAGCGGAGCATGCCGCCCACTTCGCTGAACTGAACGGGATGATTTCCGAATCGACGAAGGAGAACCTGGAGAAGATGCTGGCCGGCGAGATCGGCGCCAATAAGGGCAAAAAGATGGCCGCCACTGAGGCCAAGCAGAACGATATCGACGCTGCCCACGATTTCTTTGATGAGTCCTCCAAGGACGAGGCCCGGCACGCCCAGATGCTCAAAGGGATGCTGGACCGGTACTTCAAGTAA
- the rd gene encoding rubredoxin, giving the protein MKKYGCLVCGYVYDPAKGDPDNGVAPGTPFEELADDWVCPLCGVGKDEFEPL; this is encoded by the coding sequence ATGAAAAAGTACGGCTGTCTGGTTTGCGGGTATGTGTATGATCCCGCCAAAGGAGATCCGGACAATGGCGTTGCTCCCGGAACCCCCTTTGAAGAGCTTGCCGACGATTGGGTCTGCCCCCTCTGCGGCGTCGGCAAGGACGAATTCGAGCCCCTATAA